From a region of the Streptomyces tirandamycinicus genome:
- a CDS encoding chaplin: MKNLKKALAVSMVAGGIVAAGAGVASATSAHADGHATHSPGVGSGNLIQAPVHVPVNAVGNTANVIGVLNPAFGNTGVNG; encoded by the coding sequence GTGAAGAACCTGAAGAAGGCCCTCGCCGTCTCCATGGTCGCCGGCGGCATCGTGGCCGCAGGCGCCGGTGTCGCGTCCGCCACCAGCGCGCACGCGGACGGCCACGCCACGCACTCCCCGGGCGTCGGCTCCGGCAACCTGATCCAGGCGCCGGTCCACGTCCCGGTCAACGCCGTCGGCAACACGGCCAACGTCATCGGCGTCCTGAACCCGGCCTTCGGCAACACGGGCGTCAACGGCTGA